A genomic region of Cannabis sativa cultivar Pink pepper isolate KNU-18-1 chromosome 1, ASM2916894v1, whole genome shotgun sequence contains the following coding sequences:
- the LOC115707905 gene encoding protein ZINC INDUCED FACILITATOR 1 isoform X1 yields MAEEEEQQSVQREKLLKKEYYYPDCPGCKVDQYKASQRGFPFRDVFNIWIIVVTSSLPISSLFPFLYFMVRDLKIANREEDIAYYAGYVGSAYMLGRALTSVFWGVIADRYGRKPVIIFGTIALIICNTVFGLSVNYWMAIATRFLLGSLNGVLGPMKAYASEIFREEYQALGMSTVSTAWGIGLVIGPALGGFFAQPAEKYPHIFSKDSFFGRFPYFMPCFCISLIAVVVLIMSFWLPETLHKHDGKNRASITDSFDSLENASLMINTNQSKEQNQEENKPKSKSLLRNWPLMSSIMVYCVFSLHEMAYNEIFSLWAVSPRKFGGLSYSTENVGEVLAITGIALLVFQMFLYPILENFFGTIMVSRVSGALTIPLLTSFPYIALLSGVALFVVLNIANMLKSFLAASLITGLFILQNRAVDQEQRGAANGLSMTAMSLFKAVGPAVGGAVFSWSEKRLDVFFLPGTHMVFFFLNVVEAIGVVMTFKPFLTTR; encoded by the exons ATGGCAGAAGAAGAAGAGCAACAGAGTGTGCAGAGAGAGAAGTTATTGAAGAAGGAATATTACTACCCTGATTGCCCTGGTTGTAAGGTTGATCAGTACAAAGCTTCACAGAGAGGCTTTCCTTTTCGTGATGTTTTCAATATTTGGATCATTGTCGTTACTAGTT CTCTGCCAATATCATCCCTTTTTCCTTTCCTCTATTTCATG GTTAGAGATTTAAAAATTGCTAATAGAGAAGAAGACATTGCCTACTATGCTGGTTATGTAG GTTCTGCATACATGCTTGGAAGAGCTTTGACATCTGTATTTTGGGGAGTAATAGCTGATCGATATGGTCGAAAACCAGTTATAATATTTGGGACAATTGCATT GATTATATGCAACACCGTTTTTGGCCTCAGTGTAAATTATTGGATGGCCATAGCTACTAGGTTTCTTCTTGGAAGTTTAAATGGTGTACTTGGACCAATGAAG GCATATGCAAGTGAAATTTTCAGAGAGGAATACCAAGCTCTAGGAATGTCAACA GTTAGTACAGCATGGGGCATAGGATTAGTTATTGGCCCTGCTCTGGGAGGCTTCTTTGCTCAG CCAGCAGAGAAGTATCcacatattttttcaaaagatTCATTCTTTGGAAG GTTTCCATACTTCATGCCATGCTTTTGTATATCACTTATTGCAGTTGTGGTACTAATTATGAGTTTCTGGCTTCCG GAAACGTTACACAAGCATGATGGGAAAAACAGAGCTTCAATTACAGATTCCTTTGACTCTTTGGAAAACGCATCTCTTATGATCAATACAAATCAAAGTAAAGAACAAAATCAAGAGGAAAATAAACCTAAAAGTAAAAGTCTTTTAAGGAATTGGCCTTTAATGTCTTCCATTATGGTTTATTGTGTATTCTCTCTTCATGAGATGGCATACAATGAG ATTTTCTCATTATGGGCAGTTAGTCCTAGAAAATTTGGCGGTTTGAGTTACTCAACAGAGAATGTTGGTGAAGTTCTTGCAATCACAG gtatTGCTCTTCTTGTCTTTCAGATGTTCCTATATCCAATCCTGGAGAATTTTTTTGGAACCATAATGGTTTCTCGCGTTTCAGGG GCATTAACAATACCTCTATTGACTAGTTTTCCATATATAGCTCTATTATCAGGGGTTGCTCTTTTTGTGGTGTTAAACATTGCAAATATGCTAAAGAGTTTCTTGGCC GCTTCTCTTATAACTGGCTTGTTCATACTGCAAAACAGAGCTGTG GACCAAGAACAAAGAGGTGCTGCCAATGGCCTTTCTATGACTGCAATGTCTCTGTTTAAGGCAGTTGGCCCTGCTGTTGGTGGTGCAGT GTTTTCTTGGTCAGAAAAGCGTCTAGATGTTTTCTTCCTCCCAG GTACCCACATGGTTTTCTTCTTCCTGAATGTAGTTGAGGCAATTGGAGTTGTGATGACATTTAAACCGTTTTTAACAACACGTTGA
- the LOC115707905 gene encoding protein ZINC INDUCED FACILITATOR 1 isoform X2 — protein sequence MAEEEEQQSVQREKLLKKEYYYPDCPGCKVDQYKASQRGFPFRDVFNIWIIVVTSSLPISSLFPFLYFMVRDLKIANREEDIAYYAGYVGSAYMLGRALTSVFWGVIADRYGRKPVIIFGTIALIICNTVFGLSVNYWMAIATRFLLGSLNGVLGPMKAYASEIFREEYQALGMSTVSTAWGIGLVIGPALGGFFAQPAEKYPHIFSKDSFFGRFPYFMPCFCISLIAVVVLIMSFWLPETLHKHDGKNRASITDSFDSLENASLMINTNQSKEQNQEENKPKSKSLLRNWPLMSSIMVYCVFSLHEMAYNEIFSLWAVSPRKFGGLSYSTENVGEVLAITGIALLVFQMFLYPILENFFGTIMVSRVSGALTIPLLTSFPYIALLSGVALFVVLNIANMLKSFLAASLITGLFILQNRAVDQEQRGAANGLSMTAMSLFKAVGPAVGGAVFSWSEKRLDVFFLPVEAIGVVMTFKPFLTTR from the exons ATGGCAGAAGAAGAAGAGCAACAGAGTGTGCAGAGAGAGAAGTTATTGAAGAAGGAATATTACTACCCTGATTGCCCTGGTTGTAAGGTTGATCAGTACAAAGCTTCACAGAGAGGCTTTCCTTTTCGTGATGTTTTCAATATTTGGATCATTGTCGTTACTAGTT CTCTGCCAATATCATCCCTTTTTCCTTTCCTCTATTTCATG GTTAGAGATTTAAAAATTGCTAATAGAGAAGAAGACATTGCCTACTATGCTGGTTATGTAG GTTCTGCATACATGCTTGGAAGAGCTTTGACATCTGTATTTTGGGGAGTAATAGCTGATCGATATGGTCGAAAACCAGTTATAATATTTGGGACAATTGCATT GATTATATGCAACACCGTTTTTGGCCTCAGTGTAAATTATTGGATGGCCATAGCTACTAGGTTTCTTCTTGGAAGTTTAAATGGTGTACTTGGACCAATGAAG GCATATGCAAGTGAAATTTTCAGAGAGGAATACCAAGCTCTAGGAATGTCAACA GTTAGTACAGCATGGGGCATAGGATTAGTTATTGGCCCTGCTCTGGGAGGCTTCTTTGCTCAG CCAGCAGAGAAGTATCcacatattttttcaaaagatTCATTCTTTGGAAG GTTTCCATACTTCATGCCATGCTTTTGTATATCACTTATTGCAGTTGTGGTACTAATTATGAGTTTCTGGCTTCCG GAAACGTTACACAAGCATGATGGGAAAAACAGAGCTTCAATTACAGATTCCTTTGACTCTTTGGAAAACGCATCTCTTATGATCAATACAAATCAAAGTAAAGAACAAAATCAAGAGGAAAATAAACCTAAAAGTAAAAGTCTTTTAAGGAATTGGCCTTTAATGTCTTCCATTATGGTTTATTGTGTATTCTCTCTTCATGAGATGGCATACAATGAG ATTTTCTCATTATGGGCAGTTAGTCCTAGAAAATTTGGCGGTTTGAGTTACTCAACAGAGAATGTTGGTGAAGTTCTTGCAATCACAG gtatTGCTCTTCTTGTCTTTCAGATGTTCCTATATCCAATCCTGGAGAATTTTTTTGGAACCATAATGGTTTCTCGCGTTTCAGGG GCATTAACAATACCTCTATTGACTAGTTTTCCATATATAGCTCTATTATCAGGGGTTGCTCTTTTTGTGGTGTTAAACATTGCAAATATGCTAAAGAGTTTCTTGGCC GCTTCTCTTATAACTGGCTTGTTCATACTGCAAAACAGAGCTGTG GACCAAGAACAAAGAGGTGCTGCCAATGGCCTTTCTATGACTGCAATGTCTCTGTTTAAGGCAGTTGGCCCTGCTGTTGGTGGTGCAGT GTTTTCTTGGTCAGAAAAGCGTCTAGATGTTTTCTTCCTCCCAG TTGAGGCAATTGGAGTTGTGATGACATTTAAACCGTTTTTAACAACACGTTGA
- the LOC115708236 gene encoding SUN domain-containing protein 1 yields MSASTASIAANPGTRRRSAVVVSTENLKNIELVSAEPQHKAGDDKSTIRNGRDLSHHSIRGEATLERTSKEAVQTKKSAATSTVTTTAWRGRKVTSRKPRWVTVLSVFAKNFVLLILIAGLVQILRKFALRSGDDGEGPPLAFSDLEGRIAELEKLFKSTTKMMQVQVEVVDRKIENEVGGLREEFGKMIEEKGSVLENRLIELESQGEALERSLGELKDANWLSREEFDKIFEELKNKIMGDDAGKGQASLNDIRVYARDLVLKEIEKHAADGLGRVDYALASGGAMVVKHSEPYLVGKLSKLFLMSARNVIHNDARKMLKPSFGEPGQCFALKGSSGFVEIRLRKAIIPEAVTLEHVAKSVAFDRSSAPKNCRVSGWLQERNTERSYDSEKMFLLAEFSYDLEKSNAQTFNVLESVGSNVVDTIRLDFTSNHGSPSHTCIYRLRMHGHEPYSLSMMPMQS; encoded by the exons ATGTCGGCTTCGACCGCATCCATTGCGGCGAACCCCGGTACTCGGCGGAGGTCGGCGGTTGTGGTGTCTACagagaatttaaaaaatatcgagTTGGTTTCTGCTGAGCCTCAACATAAGGCCGGTGACGATAAATCCACTATCCGTAATGGCAGAGATCTGAGTCACCACTCGATTAGGGGTGAGGCTACTCTCGAGCGAACCTCCAAGGAAGCCGTACAGACCAAGAAATCCGCTGCAACCTCCACTGTTACAACCACCGCTTGGCGGGGTCGGAAGGTGACCTCTCGGAAACCCCGTTGGGTCACCGTCCTCAGTGTCTTTGCTAAGAACTTCGTTCTTCTGATTTTGATTGCGGGTCTTGTTCAGATTCTCAGGAAGTTTGCCTTGCGATCTGGAGATGATGGAGAAGGTCCCCCTTTAGCGTTTTCTGATTTAGAAGGACGAATTGCGGAACTAGAGAAGCTTTTTAAGTCCACGACGAAGATGATGCAGGTTCAAGTGGAGGTCGTTGATCGGAAGATTGAGAATGAGGTTGGAGGGTTGAGAGAAGAGTTTGGGAAAATGATTGAGGAGAAAGGGTCTGTATTAGAGAATAGATTGATTGAATTGGAGTCCCAAGGTGAAGCTTTAGAGAGGTCATTAGGTGAGTTGAAAGATGCTAATTGGTTGTCTAGGGAGGAGTTTGATAAGATTTTTGAGGAACTGAAGAACAAAATTATGGGAGATGATGCTGGTAAAGGACAAGCTAGTTTGAATGACATCAGGGTGTATGCAAGAGATTTGGTATTGAAGGAGATTGAGAAACACGCAGCTGACGGGCTTGGGCGGGTGGATTATGCTTTGGCTAGTGGTGGAGCCATGGTTGTGAAGCACTCCGAACCTTATTTGGTAGGAAAATTAAGCAAATTGTTTCTAATGAGTGCAAGAAATGTGATTCACAATGATGCCAGAAAGATGTTAAAGCCGAGTTTTGGAGAGCCAGGACAATGTTTTGCATTGAAAGGCAGTAGTGGGTTTGTTGAGATTAGGCTGAGGAAAGCAATTATTCCTGAAGCTGTTACTCTGGAACATGTTGCCAAG AGTGTTGCTTTCGACAGATCAAGTGCTCCCAAGAATTGCAGAGTCTCTGGGTGGCTGCAGGAGCGTAATACTGAACGGTCTTATGATTCAGAGAAGATGTTTCTTCTAGCTGAGTTCAGTTATGACCTTGAGAAGAGCAATGCACAGACCTTCAATGTGTTGGAGTCAGTTGGGTCCAACGTTGTTGATACTATCAGGCTTGATTTCACTTCCAACCATGGAAGCCCTTCTCATACTTGCATTTATCGCTTGAGGATGCACGGTCACGAGCCATACTCACTTTCTATGATGCCAATGCAATCTTGA